A region of Cellulophaga sp. RHA19 DNA encodes the following proteins:
- a CDS encoding ATP-dependent helicase, translating to MEEFIAQLNEAQKAPVLHTKGPLMVIAGAGSGKTRVLTYRIAYLIQQGVDPFNILSLTFTNKAAREMKVRIADIAGSAETKSLWMGTFHSIFAKLLRFEADKLGYPNNFTIYDTQDSQRLIASIIKEMQLDKDVYKYKQIQNRISSYKNSLITVKAYFNNPDLVEADAMAKRPRTGEIYKNYVDRCFKAGAMDFDDLLLKTNELLNVFPEVLQKYQNRFQYIMVDEYQDTNHSQYLIVKALSDKFQNICVVGDDAQSIYSFRGANISNILNFQKDYDNVAMYRLEQNYRSTGNIVNAANSIIEKNKNQLEKVVWTSNEDGPLIKVHRSITDAEEGRFVAGTIFETRMNEQLHNGEFAVLYRTNSQSRSIEDALRKRDIPYRIYGGLSFYQRKEIKDVLAYLRLVINPKDEEALKRVINFPGRGIGQATIDKLLVTANHYGRSMFEVMENIDKIELKINSGTKRRLTEFVNMIKGFQIMNKGADAFSLSEHVAKKTGILLEFKKDGTPEGIAKMENIEELLNGIKDFVEGQMELADATGNIAEFLEDVALATDLDNDKGDDDRVALMTIHMAKGLEFPHVFIVGMEEDLFPSAMSMNTRTELEEERRLFYVALTRAEKQAYLTYTESRYRWGKLVDAEPSRFIEEIDEKFIENLTPVSNYKYKSLIDKNIFGEVDKSKLRQAKPVSGIPPSAPKPNENQLRKLRKLKPELAQPIANNSNLDPGLVEGAAVNHTRFGRGVIIKIDGVGNDKKAEIKFDKGDIKKLLLRFAKLEVL from the coding sequence TTGGAAGAATTTATTGCCCAACTAAACGAGGCTCAAAAAGCACCTGTTTTACATACAAAAGGACCATTAATGGTAATTGCCGGAGCTGGTTCTGGTAAAACAAGGGTATTAACTTACCGTATTGCATATTTAATACAACAAGGTGTGGATCCTTTTAATATTTTGTCGCTTACGTTTACCAACAAGGCAGCAAGAGAAATGAAAGTGCGTATAGCAGATATTGCTGGTAGTGCAGAGACCAAGAGTTTATGGATGGGTACTTTTCACTCCATTTTTGCTAAATTATTACGTTTTGAAGCTGATAAGTTAGGGTATCCTAACAATTTTACTATTTATGATACTCAGGATTCTCAGCGTTTAATTGCTTCTATTATTAAAGAAATGCAGTTAGACAAGGATGTTTATAAATACAAACAAATACAAAATAGAATATCATCTTATAAAAATAGTTTAATTACTGTAAAAGCGTATTTTAATAATCCAGATTTAGTAGAGGCAGATGCAATGGCAAAACGCCCACGTACTGGTGAAATTTATAAAAATTATGTAGATAGATGTTTTAAGGCAGGTGCAATGGATTTTGATGATTTATTGTTAAAAACCAATGAGCTTTTAAACGTTTTTCCAGAAGTACTTCAAAAATACCAAAATAGGTTTCAGTATATAATGGTTGATGAGTACCAAGATACAAACCACTCTCAATACCTAATTGTAAAAGCATTATCAGATAAATTCCAAAACATTTGTGTTGTGGGTGATGATGCACAAAGTATTTACTCCTTTAGAGGGGCAAACATTAGTAATATTCTAAACTTTCAAAAGGATTACGATAATGTTGCAATGTACAGGTTAGAGCAGAATTACCGTTCTACTGGTAATATTGTAAATGCAGCTAACTCTATTATAGAAAAAAATAAAAATCAGTTAGAAAAGGTTGTTTGGACTTCTAATGAAGACGGACCATTAATTAAGGTTCACCGCAGTATTACTGATGCAGAAGAAGGTAGGTTTGTTGCTGGTACTATTTTTGAAACTAGGATGAATGAGCAGCTGCACAACGGTGAATTTGCAGTGCTTTACCGTACCAACTCACAATCTAGGTCTATTGAAGATGCTTTGCGAAAAAGAGATATACCGTACAGAATATATGGTGGATTATCTTTTTACCAACGTAAAGAAATTAAAGATGTTTTGGCTTATTTAAGATTGGTAATAAACCCTAAAGATGAAGAAGCATTAAAGCGTGTTATAAATTTTCCAGGAAGAGGAATAGGGCAGGCTACAATAGATAAATTACTAGTTACAGCTAACCATTACGGCAGATCTATGTTCGAGGTTATGGAGAACATAGATAAAATAGAACTAAAAATAAATTCAGGAACCAAACGTAGGCTAACAGAGTTTGTTAATATGATTAAAGGTTTTCAGATAATGAACAAAGGAGCAGATGCTTTTTCTTTGTCTGAACACGTTGCCAAAAAAACAGGTATTCTTTTAGAGTTTAAAAAAGATGGTACACCAGAAGGTATTGCCAAAATGGAAAACATAGAAGAACTTTTAAATGGTATAAAAGACTTTGTTGAAGGTCAAATGGAACTTGCTGATGCCACAGGTAATATAGCTGAGTTTTTAGAAGATGTGGCACTTGCTACAGATTTAGATAATGATAAGGGAGATGATGACCGTGTTGCGCTTATGACAATACATATGGCAAAGGGACTAGAGTTTCCACACGTATTTATTGTAGGTATGGAAGAAGATTTGTTTCCATCTGCAATGAGTATGAACACGCGAACTGAGCTTGAGGAAGAACGTAGATTATTTTATGTAGCATTAACAAGAGCAGAAAAACAAGCCTATTTAACGTATACAGAAAGTAGGTACCGTTGGGGTAAATTAGTAGATGCAGAACCTAGTAGGTTTATTGAAGAAATAGACGAGAAGTTTATAGAAAATCTAACACCAGTTAGTAACTACAAATATAAATCTCTTATTGATAAGAATATTTTTGGTGAAGTAGATAAAAGTAAGCTTAGGCAAGCTAAACCTGTATCTGGTATACCGCCAAGCGCACCTAAACCTAATGAAAACCAACTACGTAAATTAAGAAAACTAAAGCCAGAGTTAGCACAGCCTATTGCTAATAATTCAAACTTAGATCCTGGTTTGGTAGAAGGTGCAGCTGTAAATCATACAAGATTTGGGAGGGGTGTAATTATAAAAATTGATGGTGTAGGTAATGACAAAAAAGCAGAGATTAAGTTTGATAAAGGTGATATAAAAAAATTACTACTACGTTTTGCTAAGTTAGAAGTACTGTAA
- a CDS encoding zinc-ribbon domain-containing protein, producing MIFYGSNSSHLKSQLTRQIPCSNCKESAKFSVEVYGKYAHLYWIPIFPIGKTGAAVCTNCNSVFEPRQMDHNLKLEYKNVKGETKTPIKHFSALFIIGILIAGLSFSSFLDGKNTEDYINQPQVNDVYRFKTEASYFSTMKIAAISDSIYFKVNEYETNKQSGINEIDIAKNYSKEQYGYTVEELKGLYKDKIIYEVDRD from the coding sequence ATGATTTTTTACGGATCTAATTCATCACATTTAAAATCCCAATTAACAAGGCAAATACCTTGTAGTAATTGCAAAGAAAGCGCTAAGTTTAGTGTAGAGGTCTACGGTAAGTATGCCCATTTATATTGGATTCCTATTTTTCCAATAGGTAAAACAGGTGCAGCAGTATGTACTAATTGTAATAGTGTTTTTGAGCCAAGACAAATGGATCATAACTTAAAGTTAGAATACAAAAATGTTAAGGGTGAAACCAAAACACCTATAAAACATTTTTCTGCATTATTTATAATAGGAATTTTAATAGCTGGTTTAAGTTTTTCATCTTTTTTAGATGGAAAAAATACAGAGGACTATATTAATCAGCCACAAGTTAATGATGTATATAGATTTAAAACAGAAGCTAGTTATTTCTCAACTATGAAAATAGCAGCAATTTCTGATAGTATTTATTTTAAAGTGAATGAATACGAAACAAATAAACAATCAGGAATTAACGAAATAGACATTGCTAAAAATTACAGTAAAGAACAATACGGTTACACAGTAGAAGAATTAAAAGGCTTATATAAAGATAAGATTATTTACGAAGTAGATAGAGACTAG
- a CDS encoding glycosyltransferase, which translates to MSYTTCVVIPCYNEVKELKNRVYDGFLKENTDTLICFVDDGSTDGTYSQLKSLETQYPNKVVVYKNPKNTGKAESVRNGVNFVCTNYNISLVGYLDADLATSLEEFTSLTNYVDQNVSFVFGSRIMKLGSTIERKTSRFFIGRFIATVISIILDLKVYDTQCGCKLFKKELALEVFNKPFVSRWLFDVEIFNRIVVLYGKEKALEKMLEIPLKRWVDQGDSKVKTSYFFQLWLDLYKINKICKQSANAQ; encoded by the coding sequence ATGTCTTATACTACATGTGTAGTAATACCCTGTTATAATGAAGTTAAAGAACTTAAAAATAGAGTTTATGATGGTTTTTTAAAAGAAAATACAGATACACTTATTTGTTTTGTAGATGATGGCTCCACAGATGGTACATACTCACAACTAAAATCGTTAGAAACACAATACCCTAATAAAGTTGTTGTTTACAAAAATCCAAAAAATACAGGAAAAGCAGAGTCTGTGAGGAACGGAGTAAACTTTGTTTGCACTAATTACAATATAAGCCTTGTTGGTTATTTAGATGCAGATTTGGCAACATCTTTAGAAGAGTTTACTTCATTAACAAACTATGTAGACCAAAATGTTTCTTTTGTTTTTGGATCTAGAATTATGAAGCTAGGTTCTACAATAGAGCGTAAAACGTCTCGTTTTTTTATAGGAAGATTTATAGCTACTGTAATTTCTATTATATTAGATTTAAAAGTTTACGATACACAATGTGGTTGTAAACTATTTAAGAAAGAATTGGCTCTAGAAGTTTTTAATAAACCTTTTGTTTCTCGTTGGCTTTTTGATGTAGAAATTTTTAACAGAATTGTAGTGCTATATGGTAAAGAAAAAGCATTAGAAAAAATGTTAGAAATTCCACTTAAACGTTGGGTAGATCAAGGAGATTCTAAAGTAAAAACATCTTACTTTTTTCAGCTTTGGTTAGACTTGTATAAAATTAATAAAATTTGTAAACAAAGTGCTAATGCACAATAA
- a CDS encoding ArnT family glycosyltransferase codes for MTDKKTTINYMLIAVLSIVVFRFIITGAIPLLDKTEARYAEISRLMQETGEWVVLQIDYNEPFWAKPPLSTWMSAMSFQLFGVNELTARLPSFLLGVAMLFILGYFVKKTKVSPLLPALVLVTTPEFLIHMGVVSTDSALCFSVMLIMLSFWKSITSDKKSIWNYLFFVGLGLGFLAKGPLVLVLTGAPVFFWLLLDRKTFFYNLGKLPWIVGLLITVVIALPWYLLTEQRSPGFIDYFIVGEHFNRFLKPGWSGDLYGQPKTQPLGLIWVFMLSFCLPWFYIVIAKIVKLKKRILDDKYTAFLLFWLLWTPIFFTISKNILHTYILPSTIPLALLIAHWWPEYKHKRRALIACSIFPILVFIAGAGLLVTDQWKVYMNSDKLLIAKSEELKIDKNPPVLYLDSKTYSSQFYNKGNVIDTRDEPAKIDSILEAYDKLYILSDKREFYLLPKKYVSKLQVIDTTKKARLYLYNK; via the coding sequence ATGACTGATAAAAAAACTACCATTAATTATATGTTGATAGCCGTTTTGTCTATCGTTGTATTTAGGTTTATTATTACCGGAGCCATACCATTACTAGATAAAACAGAAGCTCGTTATGCAGAAATATCTAGATTAATGCAAGAAACAGGGGAGTGGGTTGTTTTACAAATTGATTATAATGAACCATTTTGGGCAAAGCCACCATTATCTACTTGGATGTCTGCAATGAGTTTTCAACTTTTTGGTGTAAATGAATTAACTGCAAGGCTACCTTCGTTTTTATTAGGTGTGGCAATGTTATTTATATTAGGATATTTTGTTAAAAAAACAAAAGTATCTCCGTTACTCCCAGCTTTAGTTTTAGTTACAACTCCAGAATTTTTAATACACATGGGGGTAGTGTCTACAGATTCTGCTTTGTGTTTTAGTGTAATGTTAATTATGCTATCATTCTGGAAAAGTATTACATCAGATAAAAAATCAATTTGGAACTATCTATTTTTTGTTGGCTTAGGTTTAGGGTTTTTAGCTAAAGGGCCTTTAGTGTTGGTGTTAACGGGAGCTCCAGTATTTTTCTGGTTGTTGTTAGACCGTAAAACATTTTTTTATAACCTAGGCAAATTACCTTGGATAGTTGGTTTACTAATAACTGTAGTAATTGCTTTACCTTGGTATTTGTTAACAGAACAAAGATCACCAGGCTTTATAGATTATTTTATAGTAGGTGAACATTTTAATAGGTTTTTAAAACCAGGATGGAGTGGTGATTTATATGGTCAGCCAAAAACACAACCATTAGGTTTAATTTGGGTATTTATGTTGTCTTTTTGTTTGCCTTGGTTTTATATTGTAATAGCAAAAATAGTAAAGCTTAAAAAGCGTATTTTAGATGATAAATACACAGCTTTTTTATTGTTTTGGTTGTTGTGGACACCAATTTTCTTCACTATTTCTAAAAACATTTTGCATACTTATATTTTACCATCTACAATACCTTTGGCATTATTAATAGCGCATTGGTGGCCAGAGTACAAGCATAAAAGAAGGGCTTTAATTGCGTGCTCTATATTTCCTATTTTAGTTTTTATTGCTGGTGCAGGACTTTTGGTTACAGACCAGTGGAAAGTATATATGAACTCTGATAAGTTACTTATAGCAAAATCAGAAGAATTAAAAATTGATAAGAACCCGCCTGTTTTGTACCTTGATTCTAAAACATATTCTAGTCAGTTTTACAATAAGGGTAATGTTATAGATACTAGAGATGAACCTGCTAAAATAGATTCTATTTTAGAGGCTTATGATAAACTTTATATTTTATCGGATAAAAGAGAGTTTTACCTTTTACCTAAAAAGTACGTAAGTAAATTACAGGTAATAGATACAACAAAAAAAGCACGTCTTTATCTTTATAATAAATAA
- a CDS encoding FMN-binding glutamate synthase family protein, translating into MDSFLNFISSISWWIWLLIGLALVAIRDIFFQKKHTISHNFPIVGHIRYMLESIGPEMRQYFVANNREELPFNRIERGWIYASAKSENNYEGFGTDRDVYAHQHIFVKNQMMAYKVADNHPNTIDKTFLPCAKVIGAYNKRKKPFRPASAINVSAMSFGSLSAAAVEAMNKGVLKSGAYHNTGEGGLSPYHKQGGDVVFHFGTGYFGVRSKDGNLSMDKLITLTENNPCIKAIEIKLSQGAKPGKGGVLPGAKITAELAEIRGVEIGKDVLSPATHKAFSTVQELVDLIEEIAEKTGLPVGIKGAIGKLDQWEELADIMLKTGKGPDFITVDGGEGGTGAAPPSFADHVSLPWVYGFSSLYKLFLEKKLTDRIVFIGSGKLGFPAKAAMAFAMGVDCINVAREAMMSIGCIQAQACHTNTCPAGIATQNQWLQRGVNVPLKSDRLAQYFKSFRKELIEITHASGYEHPCQYTMDDIQVNLDDNELNRSLAFTYGYNKAKVPFNGMQELYDCAHLGGKEYMKNEPKK; encoded by the coding sequence ATGGATTCTTTTTTAAATTTTATATCTAGTATCTCTTGGTGGATATGGTTATTAATTGGGTTAGCACTAGTTGCTATTCGTGACATTTTCTTTCAGAAAAAACATACTATTTCTCATAACTTTCCTATCGTTGGCCATATACGTTATATGTTAGAAAGTATTGGTCCTGAGATGAGGCAGTATTTTGTTGCTAACAATAGAGAAGAACTTCCTTTTAACCGTATAGAGCGTGGATGGATTTACGCTTCTGCTAAAAGTGAAAATAATTACGAGGGTTTTGGTACAGATAGAGATGTATATGCACACCAACATATTTTTGTAAAAAACCAAATGATGGCGTACAAGGTTGCAGACAATCATCCTAATACAATTGATAAAACATTTTTACCTTGTGCTAAAGTAATAGGTGCATACAATAAACGTAAAAAGCCATTTAGACCAGCATCTGCTATAAATGTATCTGCTATGAGCTTTGGTTCTTTATCTGCAGCAGCTGTAGAAGCGATGAACAAAGGAGTGTTAAAAAGTGGCGCATACCATAACACTGGTGAAGGCGGTTTATCTCCATACCACAAACAAGGTGGTGATGTTGTTTTTCATTTTGGAACAGGTTATTTTGGAGTTAGATCTAAAGACGGAAATTTATCTATGGATAAATTAATAACTTTAACAGAAAATAATCCTTGTATAAAAGCTATTGAAATAAAACTATCTCAGGGAGCAAAACCTGGTAAGGGAGGTGTTTTACCTGGGGCTAAAATTACTGCAGAACTTGCAGAAATACGTGGTGTAGAAATTGGCAAAGATGTTTTGTCTCCTGCAACACATAAAGCATTTAGTACGGTACAAGAATTAGTAGATTTAATTGAAGAAATAGCAGAAAAAACAGGATTACCTGTTGGTATTAAAGGCGCCATAGGTAAATTAGATCAATGGGAAGAGCTAGCAGATATTATGCTAAAAACAGGTAAAGGACCAGATTTTATTACTGTAGATGGTGGTGAAGGTGGTACGGGTGCTGCTCCACCAAGTTTTGCAGACCACGTATCTTTACCTTGGGTTTATGGTTTCTCTAGCCTATATAAACTATTTTTAGAAAAAAAATTAACAGATAGAATTGTGTTTATTGGTAGCGGTAAATTAGGTTTCCCTGCTAAAGCTGCTATGGCATTTGCTATGGGTGTAGATTGTATTAATGTTGCCCGTGAAGCAATGATGAGTATTGGATGTATACAAGCACAAGCTTGCCACACAAATACATGTCCGGCTGGTATAGCAACACAAAACCAATGGTTACAAAGAGGTGTAAATGTTCCTCTTAAGTCAGATCGTTTAGCGCAGTACTTTAAAAGTTTTAGAAAAGAATTGATAGAGATTACGCATGCCTCTGGTTATGAGCATCCTTGCCAATATACGATGGATGATATACAAGTAAACTTAGATGATAATGAACTAAATAGAAGTTTAGCTTTTACATACGGTTATAACAAAGCAAAAGTTCCTTTTAACGGTATGCAAGAACTATATGATTGTGCTCACTTAGGCGGAAAAGAGTATATGAAAAACGAGCCTAAAAAATAG
- a CDS encoding GNAT family N-acetyltransferase codes for MENIEIRIAKLEDLETLKSFEQGVILAERPFDETLKPDPISYYSIEDLLKDPKTIVAVATLNNTLIGSAYATIREAKKHLKHSTYAYLGFMYVDPKQRGKGVNKSIIDFLFKWIKQQNTTEVRLDVYSENAAALRAYEKAGFKKHMVNMRMKI; via the coding sequence TTGGAAAATATTGAAATTAGAATAGCTAAACTTGAAGATTTAGAAACACTTAAGTCTTTTGAGCAAGGAGTAATTTTAGCAGAACGTCCTTTTGATGAAACTTTAAAGCCAGACCCAATTTCTTACTACAGTATTGAAGATTTATTAAAGGATCCTAAAACAATTGTAGCTGTTGCCACATTAAACAATACGCTTATTGGCTCTGCTTATGCTACAATTAGGGAGGCTAAAAAACATTTAAAACACAGTACCTACGCCTATTTAGGTTTTATGTATGTAGATCCCAAGCAACGTGGCAAAGGTGTAAACAAAAGTATAATAGACTTTTTATTTAAATGGATAAAACAGCAAAATACCACTGAAGTTAGATTAGATGTTTATAGTGAAAATGCCGCTGCCTTACGAGCGTATGAAAAAGCAGGATTTAAAAAGCATATGGTAAATATGAGAATGAAAATCTAA
- a CDS encoding L-threonylcarbamoyladenylate synthase: protein MAQFIKIYPDNPNPTAIKKVVDVLKKGGLVIYPTDTVYGLGCDITNTKALEKIARIKGVKLAKANFSFICADLSNLSEYVKQIDTATFKILKRALPGPYTFILPGNNNLPKDFKKKKTVGIRVPDNSIANALVQELGNPIVSTSIRDEDELLEYTTDPELIYEKWDNLVDIVIDGGYGDNTASTVVDLSEGEPEIIREGKGNIDIF from the coding sequence ATGGCTCAGTTTATTAAAATATATCCAGACAACCCCAATCCCACTGCAATTAAAAAGGTTGTAGATGTTTTAAAAAAAGGCGGATTGGTTATATACCCAACCGATACAGTGTATGGTTTAGGTTGTGATATAACAAACACTAAAGCTTTAGAAAAAATAGCGCGTATAAAAGGTGTAAAATTGGCTAAAGCTAATTTTTCTTTTATTTGTGCAGACTTAAGTAATTTGTCTGAATATGTAAAACAAATAGATACAGCAACTTTTAAAATACTAAAGAGGGCTTTGCCTGGTCCTTATACATTTATACTTCCTGGTAATAATAACTTACCAAAAGATTTTAAAAAGAAGAAAACTGTTGGTATACGTGTACCAGATAATTCTATAGCAAATGCGTTGGTGCAAGAACTGGGTAACCCTATTGTGTCTACATCTATTAGAGATGAAGATGAGTTGTTAGAGTATACTACAGACCCTGAGTTAATTTATGAAAAGTGGGATAATTTAGTTGACATTGTTATAGATGGTGGCTACGGAGATAATACAGCGTCTACTGTAGTAGATTTATCAGAAGGTGAGCCAGAAATTATAAGAGAGGGGAAAGGAAATATAGATATATTTTAA
- a CDS encoding amidohydrolase — MKTKTNLLLAVLLSSFALQAQNYKLDTDYKNIEKKVIEWRHHFHQNPELSNREFKTAEKIAEHLKSLGIEVQTKVAVTGVVGILKGKHPGKVIALRADIDALPVTERNNLPFKSKVKDQFLGVETGVMHACGHDTHTAILMGVAEILAQNKDKINGTIKFIFQPAEEGAPPGEEGGAALMIKEGVMQNPKVDAIFGLHINSGTPVGLIKYKTEGIMAAVERFVINVKGKQTHGSQPWSGVDPIVISAKIIDGLQTIISRESNLTEEAAVITVGKITSGVRFNIIPESAELIGTIRTLNPDMRELILRRMKEMTETIAKAYGGTATLEVESQTSITYNDVALVNQMLPTMQRVAGEKNVHLTKATTGGEDFSYFQEVVPGFYFFLGGMTPGNNEAYPHHTPDFKIDDAGMLLGVKTLTEMSLDYLNK; from the coding sequence ATGAAAACTAAAACCAATTTATTACTAGCAGTTCTGCTAAGTAGCTTTGCTTTACAAGCACAGAATTACAAATTAGATACTGATTACAAGAATATTGAAAAAAAAGTTATTGAATGGAGGCATCATTTTCATCAAAACCCAGAACTATCTAACCGAGAGTTTAAAACTGCAGAAAAAATTGCTGAGCATTTAAAATCTTTAGGAATAGAAGTACAAACAAAAGTAGCTGTAACAGGCGTTGTTGGTATTTTAAAAGGGAAACATCCAGGAAAAGTAATTGCTTTAAGAGCAGATATAGATGCATTACCTGTAACAGAACGCAATAATTTACCATTTAAGTCTAAAGTTAAAGACCAATTTTTAGGGGTAGAAACTGGTGTTATGCACGCTTGCGGACACGATACACACACGGCTATATTAATGGGCGTTGCAGAAATTTTAGCTCAAAACAAAGATAAAATAAATGGTACTATTAAGTTTATTTTTCAACCTGCAGAAGAAGGTGCCCCTCCTGGAGAAGAAGGTGGTGCTGCTTTAATGATAAAAGAAGGCGTTATGCAAAACCCTAAAGTTGATGCAATTTTTGGATTACATATTAATTCTGGTACTCCTGTTGGTTTAATTAAATACAAAACGGAAGGTATAATGGCAGCTGTAGAGCGTTTTGTTATTAATGTTAAAGGCAAACAAACACACGGCTCACAGCCTTGGTCTGGTGTAGATCCTATAGTAATATCTGCTAAAATTATTGATGGTTTGCAAACCATTATTAGTAGAGAATCTAACCTTACGGAAGAAGCTGCTGTAATAACTGTAGGTAAAATTACTAGCGGCGTACGCTTTAATATTATTCCTGAAAGTGCAGAACTTATTGGTACCATTAGAACATTAAATCCGGATATGCGTGAACTTATTTTACGCAGAATGAAAGAAATGACAGAGACTATTGCTAAAGCATATGGCGGTACAGCAACTTTAGAAGTAGAGAGTCAAACTTCTATTACCTATAATGATGTTGCTTTAGTAAACCAAATGTTACCAACTATGCAGCGTGTCGCAGGCGAAAAAAACGTTCATTTAACAAAAGCTACAACTGGTGGTGAAGACTTTTCATACTTTCAAGAGGTTGTACCTGGGTTTTATTTCTTTTTAGGCGGAATGACACCAGGTAACAATGAAGCTTATCCTCACCACACACCAGACTTTAAAATTGATGATGCAGGAATGCTTTTAGGTGTTAAAACACTAACAGAAATGAGTTTAGATTATTTAAACAAATAA
- a CDS encoding DUF7935 family protein, with protein sequence MTTEIILQMFAYLLPSVVTGMVAFYFFKMHTKNEEGRRRFLLHKDSQKSTIPTRLQAYERMALFLERISIPSLVVRVAPVGNDKNAYETLLIKNIEKEFDHNLSQQIYLSDESWNIIKTAKSATVQTIRKAAMSEADSADKLREDILSSTMDKASPSATALTYIKKEISELW encoded by the coding sequence ATGACAACAGAAATAATATTACAAATGTTTGCCTATTTATTACCAAGTGTTGTAACTGGTATGGTAGCTTTTTACTTTTTTAAAATGCATACTAAAAATGAAGAAGGCAGAAGACGTTTTTTATTACATAAAGATTCTCAAAAAAGTACTATACCTACTAGATTACAAGCTTATGAGCGTATGGCTTTATTTTTAGAGCGTATTTCTATACCAAGTTTAGTTGTACGTGTTGCACCTGTTGGTAATGACAAAAATGCATACGAAACTTTATTAATAAAAAATATTGAAAAAGAATTTGATCACAACTTATCTCAACAAATATACTTGTCTGATGAAAGTTGGAACATTATAAAAACAGCTAAAAGTGCTACGGTACAAACCATACGTAAAGCAGCTATGAGTGAAGCTGACTCTGCAGATAAATTAAGAGAAGATATTTTAAGTAGTACTATGGATAAAGCATCACCATCTGCAACTGCTTTAACGTATATAAAAAAGGAAATAAGCGAATTGTGGTAA
- a CDS encoding OmpA/MotB family protein, with protein sequence MKKIFLGALGATILLSSCVSQKKYAELEAKNKETEDLLNSATVKLNSCISDKATADARLRTLEDQNDFLKANNQVLVDNMGNLTDLSAKGAENLEKSLESLKEKDLTIRKLNDAITRRDSVNLSLVQSLKGVLGNLDDEDIEISVEKGVVFVSISDKLLFSSGSYNVATRAKEVLGKVAQVVNNKPDFEFMVEGHTDAVPYRKGVLLDNWDLSVKRATAVVRILQKEYGVDPKRMTAAGRSQYIPVSSTDKAKNRRTRIVVLPKIDQFYSMIEEGMKDPAINN encoded by the coding sequence ATGAAAAAGATTTTTTTAGGAGCTTTAGGAGCTACAATATTATTATCTTCTTGCGTGTCGCAAAAGAAATATGCGGAGTTAGAAGCAAAAAATAAAGAAACTGAAGATTTATTAAACTCAGCAACTGTTAAATTAAACAGCTGTATATCAGATAAGGCAACTGCAGATGCAAGGTTAAGAACTTTAGAAGATCAGAACGATTTTCTTAAAGCAAACAACCAAGTGCTAGTTGACAATATGGGTAACCTAACAGATTTATCTGCTAAAGGTGCTGAAAACTTAGAAAAATCTTTAGAGAGCTTAAAAGAAAAAGATTTAACAATACGTAAATTAAACGATGCTATTACACGTAGAGATTCTGTTAACTTATCTTTAGTACAGAGTTTAAAAGGTGTTCTTGGTAACTTAGATGATGAGGATATTGAAATTAGCGTAGAAAAAGGTGTTGTTTTTGTTTCTATATCTGATAAATTATTATTTAGCAGCGGTAGTTACAACGTAGCAACAAGAGCTAAAGAAGTTTTAGGTAAAGTTGCACAAGTAGTAAACAATAAGCCAGATTTTGAATTTATGGTAGAAGGTCATACTGATGCTGTACCTTACAGAAAAGGCGTTTTATTAGATAACTGGGATTTAAGTGTTAAGCGTGCAACTGCTGTAGTTCGTATATTACAAAAAGAGTATGGTGTAGATCCTAAGCGTATGACAGCTGCAGGTAGATCTCAATACATACCTGTATCTTCTACAGATAAAGCTAAAAACAGAAGAACAAGAATTGTAGTTCTTCCTAAAATTGATCAATTCTATAGTATGATCGAAGAAGGAATGAAAGATCCTGCAATAAACAACTAG